Below is a window of Desulfosoma sp. DNA.
GTTTCCGGGAGCGTTTTCGAAGCCGGTTCCCGAATCCATTCAGGAAAGGCCTCGGAGAAATCGTCAGCCACCCCTTGATTTTCCAGCTCAAAAACCGTGCACGTGGCATAGACCAGAATCCCGCCCCTTCTAACAAAACGGGCGGCCTGGCGCAAGAAGGCCTTTTGGGTGAGGCTGGCCCGGTAAGGAGATCGTGCGCTTCGACGCCATTTGATATCGGGATTTCTTCGAAGCACTCCAAAGCCTGTGCATGGCGCATCCACAAGCACTCGATCGAAAAGCCCTGTCTCTTCCGGCCTTAACTCCATAACGTCGGCTTCCAAGGTTCGGACACAATCGAGGCCTTGACGTCGAGCATTGAGCTCGAGCTCTTCCAGCTTCCAGGCGTCCCGGTCCACGGCCACAATTTCCCCTTGGTTTTTCATCAGGATTCCCAGATGCGTCGTCTTTCCGCCAAACCCCGCACACAGATCCAAAATGCGCTCTTTGGGCTGAGGATCCACCACCAGGGCTACCATCTGGGAGGCGTCATCCTGCACTTGAATCCATCCAAGAGCATAGGGTTCGCAGGTTCCCAGATCCATGCGGACGGACCCAAGACGAACGGCATGGGACAGAAGCGGGGAAGGTTCCGCCGGGATATTCCTTTCGCGAAACCATTGAATCACCTGGTCTCGATCCGCTCTTAAAGTGTTGACTCGACAGGTGGTTCCCGCCGGTTCATTGTTGGCGCGCAATAATGCCGACGCTTCTTCCAAACCCCATCTTTTCAAAGCATATTCCGAATACCACTCAGGATGGGACGTCATGACGGAAAGCCATAGCACCGCATTTTCATCGGCCCTTGGCCACGGCCATTTCCCTTCCATGCGCAGCGCCTGGCGAAGCACCGCGTTCACAAACCCCACCGTGCGTTTTGGATAAGCCGTCTTGGCGATTTCCACGGTCTCATGAACCGCTGCATGAGCTGGAATCTTTTCAAGGAAGAGAATCTGATAGAGGCCGAGACGAAGGAGGAGGCGTACATTCGGGTCCAACTTTTTCCCTTCAGTCAGCACCTCCAGGTGCCAATCTAAACGTTGCCTCCAGCGCAACACCCCGTAAACGAGTTCGGTAAGCAAAGCACGATCTCGAGGGTCAATATGAGGGTTTTGGCCCAGGGCCACTCGCAGAAGGCGGTCTGGATGAGCTGGACGTCGCTCCATCTGCAGAAGCAAACGGTAAGCCAGGGAACGTACGTCGTCCATCAAGGTCTTTCTTGGTTCGTTTCCATGAGGCTCGTCAACACGGCGCGTACTTCCTCAAGAGGCACCCGCGTATCCACGCACGGCCCATGGGGTCTCTCGTTAAAAATGCCGTACACAGGCAAAGGCAGCGTATCTTGAATACCGCTCACAAGGTCGCGTTCACAAGCCACCGCCACAATGAGGTCGGGACGGGTTTCCGTCACAATACGACGAGCCATGGTGCCTCCTGTGGCCACAGCCAGATGGATCCCATAACGTTCTTTGATTTCAAGAAGTTCGGCGATAGGGCACTGGCCGCACCTTTTGCAATTGTCTACATGAAAGGTGACGCGTACAGGACACTGAGAAAACTGAAGGCAATGAGGCATAAGCAACAACACATGACGGGGCTTCCTTCGAGATCGCACCCAGGCAAGGACCAGTTCGTTGTTAACGTTTACAAAGGCATGCTGCACAGCCTTTTTGGATACCCCTACAAGTCGCCCCACGAGGATCAGCAAAGGAAGAAGCACTTTGGCGCTCATGTGGCGTAACAGAGCGGAAAAGGGGACATCGCGGCCCAGCAGAATGGAGACGATAAGAAGACCAAAACCGCTCAATAATGTGGTCAAGAGTACAACAAAAAAGATCCCTGCCACCTGAGGAAGCAGAGGATGAAGGCGTTCAAAACCCCAGTAGGGTACTGCAAAGAGAAGCCCCAGCCCTGCCACTAAAAAAACACAGGCCGCCAAAAGCAGTCCAATGATGAGGGATTTTTCTGATAGGAACGAACCCATGAGACCGAAGGGCTTTCTCGCTCAGGTAAAGACCGAACCGAGGGGAAGATCGTAGCCTCTAAGGAAAGCCTCTGCAGGCACCGGCTTTCGCCCCTCCATCTGAAGCGTTCCTATAGCCACGGCGACTCCATCGCCGGCGCGTACGAGCAGACCGTCCTGGGAAAGGCCCAGCACCTCCCCCGGAAGCCCTTCTGCGGAGTGTGCCGTCAGGCGGGCGTTAAAAAACTTGATCCTTTTTCCCCCATGATAGCTAAACGCCCCTGGCCAAGGATCAAAGGCTCGAATCCGACAACTCACGGAAGCCGCAGATTCCTGCCAAGGAATATGGAGTTCATGCTTTTGAATAGGAGGTGCCAGGACAGCTTGCGTATCATCTTGAGGCACGGGTCGGCACGCACCGTGAATCCAAGCTTCCAGAGTTCGGCAAAGGAGCTCGGCTCCTACTCGGGCCAAGGTGTCGTGCAGTGTTCCAAAAGTGTCGAGCTCACCGATGGGTACCCGTTCTACGGCCAGGACAGGACCGGTGTCCAGACCTTCAGTCATAAGCATGATGGAAACGCCGGTTTCCTTTTCCCCATGAAGAACCGCTCGCTGAATGGGGGCCGCGCCACGGTATTTGGGCAGCAGTGAAGGATGAACATTGAGAGCACCAAAGGGAAAACCTTCCAAAAGACTCTTTGGAAGGATCTGCCCATAGGCTACAAGGACCAAAGCCTGGGCTTGCAAGGAAGTGAGATCCCGAACTGTTTCCATATCCCGAATTCGATGAGGCTGCATCACCGGCAAACCCAAGCGATCTGCTGTTATTTTTACAGGGGAAGGCGCCGGTTTTTGCCCACGGCCCTTGGGACGGTCGGGTTGGGTCACCACCTGAACAATGTGCACACCGCGCTCGTGCAAACGCAATAGAGTCGGTACGGCAAATTCCGGTGTACCACAAAAAACCACTCGCACCGGATTCCCTTTCAGGCCGATGCCTCGAGAGCCCGCTTTTTCCATTTTCTCTTGAATATGTCTTTCTTAATGGGATTGAGGTAATCGATAAAAAGACGCCCGTTCAAATGGTCGATTTCGTGTTGCAGGGCGACCGCAAGCAACCCGTCGGCTTGGATCTCTATAGGCTTTCCATCGGCGTTCAGACCACGGACAACAACCTTTTCGTGTCTTTGAACCGGAGAAAAAAAGTCCGGCACACTCAAACACCCCTCTTCCCACACGATGTGTCCCTCGGCACGTACGATCTGAGGGTTCACCAACACGATCAAGCCGTGAGGGTCGTCTTCCTTTTGAAGATCCACGACGATAAGTTGAACGGGCTTGCCCACTTGATTAGCCGCCAGGCCGATACCTGGGGCGTTGTACATGGTTTCGGCCATATCGTCTATGAGTTTTCGGACCTTTCCATCCACTTTCTCGATGGGTTTCGCTTTTTCTCGAAGTACAGGCTCCGGATAAATGCAAATGTTCAAAAGGGCCATGATTCGCCTCGATTTGTCTTTCGTCATGCACTGTTCTGAAGCTTTTACCGTACTGTTTGACAGTAATAGTCCCACGGACAAATTGCAAGATAAGGTCGATCAAGTCTTTTCGTTTTCACAGGCTGGAGACCGGATCCCGATCCACGGCGATCTGAACCGAGGTCATGCCAGAGTGATGGACGGCTTTCTCAAGAATTCGTTCCACCGCTGTCTGAAGATCGTCGGCCTTCCATGCTTTCACGTAAAGATTATAGCGGTATCGCTTTTTGAGCTTTTGAATGGGTGCGGGAGCCGGGCCCAGAATCGCCAGAGGAATCCCTTGCGATTCTAATGCCTCTTTGGCGGCACGACCGATCTGCCCTAACACCGCGGCCGCCTGAGCGGTCATGTCAAGGTTCGGGCCTGTGACCAGCAAGCGAGCCATCCGTGTAAAGGGAGGGTATTGAAGAGCACGGCGTGACGTCAATTCATGCTCGCAAAAATGACCATAATCCAAGGTTGCCGCCGCCTGAATCACGTAATGATGCGGATTGTAGGTTTGTAAGACCACTCGACCGGGTTTTTCTCCACGCCCGGCTCGACCCGCCACCTGCATCAACAGTTGGGCCGTGGTTTCTCCCGAACGAAAATCGCTGATCTGCAGGGAGGTATCGGCATTGATCACACCCACCAAAGTGACATGAGGAAAATCATGACCCTTGGTGATCATCTGAGTGCCCACCAGAACCTGAACCTTTCTAGCTCGAAAAGCATCCAAAGTCTGCACCACCTTGGAAGGGCACGTCATCGTGTCCCGATCCATACGCAGGGTTTTTACATCAGGAAAGGTGCGCCGAAGTTCTTCCTCGACCCGTTCCGTGCCAAAGCCGAAAGGCACCATGACACCCTTGCCGCAGGCAGTGCATGTGCCGGGAATATTCTCTTCATGGCCGCAATAGTGGCACAAGACACGTTCCAAACTTTGATGATATGTCAAGCTCACGGCACAATGGGGGCATTGGCGCACGGTCCCGCACAGACGGCACAGGAAAAAGGAGGCAAACCCGCGCCGGTTTAAAAACAACATGGCCTGTCCGTCATCCTGAAAGGTTTCCTGCAACGCCTTCACCAGCTCGGGAGAAAGCACTCGATAAGGACCCCGATGCCGCCGCATATCCACAATATCAATCTGCGGCAATGGGCGGTCTTCTACTCTCTTGAGCATAGTCACCAGGGTGTAACGTCCTGTGCGGCCATGATAGTAGGATTGGAGGGACGGTGTGGCGGAACCGAGAATCACAGGCACATTGGTGATCCTGGCGCGCATGACAGCTACATCTCGAGCATGATAGCGTAATCGTTCTTCCTGCTTGTAGGACAGGTCATGTTCTTCATCGACTATGATCAATCCCAGATTTCTGACGGGACTCAAAACCGCCGATCGCACCCCTAGGACCACCGTGGCCTGTCCGGACCTGATTTTCCTCCACTGATCATCTCGAACCCCGGAAGCCAAGCCGCTATGCCAAACGGAAAGCCCATCTCCAAAGCATGCTCGAAATTGCGCCTCCAGCTGCGTGCTCAAAGCAATTTCCGGTACCAGCACCAAAGCCGTTCGCCCCTGAAGGATCGCCTTTTCCACAAGATGCAGGTAAATCTCCGTTTTTCCACTTCCTGTCACCCCGTAGAGCACAAAAGGTTTAAAGGAAGGGGACAAAACGGCCCCTTCCATGATGCTCAAGGCCGCTTTTTGCTCAGGGGTGAGCTCCACAGGCCTTGTGGTAGACACATCTTGTGCCAACGGGGATTCGCGCACCGTTTCCCGCTCTTCAACAACAATGGATCCTTCGGCGGCCAACTTTCGCACCCAGTAGGACGCCTGGGGTGCGAGTCGACGCAAGTCCCTCAAAGAACAAGCCCCCCCGGAATCCTGAAGAACATTCAGGAAACGCCTTAGGTGAGGGCTGGCGGCGATTCGCTTTTCTGAAGGCATCTGCCGCAAGACCACGATCTTTTGAATCTTTGCCGAAGGTTCCAGGGACGGCCAGGAGTATTGCCAGGAAACCCAGCCTAGGGATTCCAGACGTTTCAAATGGGCTTTCCATCCCTTAGGCAGGTTTTCAAGATCCTTTAAGTCCAAATCTTGTCGTTCCAAAAAAGCAGCTTCAAGAGCCTGAGCGCCGGGGTTTTTATTTTTGGGCTGTGAAGAATCCTGAACCCCGTAACGACCTTCAGATGTAAGACCATAGCGTTTTTGAGGATGAGCCACGAGGCTTGAAGGCAAGACCGCCTCCAAGACTAAAGGCAGGGGATGAAAGTAGTACCGAGACATCCACGCACACAAAGCCATCACATCAGAAGGAAGAATGGGCGCTTCGTCCACCACATGCCGAACCTCTTTGAGGGTCGCAGGATCAACATCTCCGGGTAAATGCTCTTCCATGGCCACCACCACGGCCACGGCTTCACGGTGTCCGAGAGGGACCAGGACTCGGCAACCTACCAAATTCTTTCCGGACCACAACGCCGAAAGACGGTAGTGTAGACATTCCGAGGGTCCTCTTAAAACGGCACACAAGACTAAATTCATGGAATCATTGGAACTCATGGATGGCCGGACTCCGCCGATTCCTTGGAAGCCACAGCGGGAAAACTCATGCGGGCCGCATATTCGCGTTGCTTATTCATGAAATCGGCCATAAGTGACTTGGGAATGGATCGAGCACGAGGAAAAGAAGTTTTGAGAAAATCCACCGGTCTTTCGTTCTGGTAAAATCGAAAATCCAGGTGCGGGCCTGTAGCCAGCCCCGAAGAACCCACGTAGCCGACAATGTCGCCTTGTCGTACGCGAGAGCCTACCTTGAGCCCACGGGCATAGTCCGACAGATGCCCATAGGAGGTTTTGTACACGGCATCGTGTTGAATTTCTATATAGCGGCCGAAACCACCGTTCCAGCCTAGCTTGACGACCTTTCCGTCACCGAGAGCACAGACGGGTGTTCCGGTGGGTGCCGCGTAATCGATTCCCAGGTGAGGCCTGAAGATCCTGAGCACCGGATGCAATCGTCGGTAGGTGAAGGTGGAGCTTATCCGCCGATAACTCAAAGGGGCCTTGAGAAACATTTTTCGTAGGGACCGACCTTGCGCATCGAAATAGTCCCTGAAGCCATCCGGAAATTCGTAAAGGTAGGCCTCGTACGTCTCCCCCGAAACGGTCATCTTTGCGGCTAGAATGGGCCCCCCCTTGACGAGCCGGCCGTCAGCAACGGTGATCTCGTAAAGTGCGGCAAAGCGGTCCCCGGACTGAAGATCCGACGTGAAATCCACATCATAGGCAAAGAGATCGGCTAAATCCATGACGAGTGCCGAGGGCATGCCTTGTTCCACGCAGGAACTGTAGAGATTATCCGTGATGGTTCCTATGACGGATTCCGTAAAAGTCAGCTCAGAAGGGTTTTCATGTCTACAAACCCAGGCATCCCCCTGTCTCAAAAGTAGGCGCCGTTCCCCCGATGATGCCCTTATATGAAGGCGCACCGAATCGCCCGTGTTCCGCAAGACGTCGATTTCCAAAACATCGCCAGGTTTCAAATCCTCCGGGCGACACGCCGCAAGAGCTTCCCCTTGCCACACACTCATATCCTGTAAGGAAAGACCCAAGGAAATGACAATCTTGTAGAGGTTGTCTCCCGACTTGACGGTGTAGTTCTTCTTCTCAAATCGGTCCCAGTACCGCAGTTCTAATGAATAGACATCTTCATAGACGGATTGTTGGAAAGGCTGAGGCATCGGTGCCCCTGTGTCTGAACTAACGGCTTCGTTTGCAGGGCCTTTTTCTTGAGGTGATTTCACCCACAAATGCCAAGCGGCCCACCCTGCTACCAAACTCAAAACAATAAGGCCCAATCCTCCCAAAAGCCTTCTCAACATCCTTCGCGCGTTGGAATATCCCATTTCCCCTCCATAATGATGTTGCTCGTGAGCCTTTTCCCTAAAAGTCCTAGCACATCCTTTGAGAATCGGTCAAAACAAAGCCGGCAACCCCCGGCGATCCTTTGTGTCTGCTTCAGATAATAGCTTGGTTTTCTTATGTTATCTCTTTTCTCCATGCCGCCCGGCCTGCCTCACAAAAAAACCCTTGAAAAAAAACTTGATTCCATGCGGCTTTTCAGCGATTTATGGCTTGCCAAGGGTTTTTCGGCCAGTATAATTGGCTTGCCAATTGAGAATTATTCGCCCTTGACGATTGTGCGCCGGCAGACGTTCCACAGCTTCCCTTTGGTGTGTAGCCAAGTACGGGGTCAGGCTTCAACGATAAACAGAGGAGGAGAGTATGACGAAGGCGGATCTTATTTCTAGAATGGCCGACGAATCTGGAATCACCAAGGCCGCGGCTGAAAAGGCTCTGAACAGCTTTGTGGCGGCTGTCGCCGACAGTTTGGCCAAAGGGGAAAAAGTGACGCTGGTAGGCTTTGGAACGTTCAGCGTTGCAGAAAGGGCTCAAAGGGAAGGGCGAAATCCGCGTACGGGCGAGACCATCACCATTGCGGCCAGCAAGACCATCAAATTCAAAGCGGGAAGCAAGCTTAAAGAAGCTCTTCAGTAATATTTTCGTTGACTGGGTTGTTGAAAAACTCGAACGTAAAATGCCGTAAACCAGGCACGCAACAACCTTTAAGGGGCTGGATGACAAAAACCCGGCACCATCTTTTCAGGGCCGGGTTTTTCCATTTTCTTGAAAGCTCGATGACCTGCCCAGAGTCCATGGAAAAACCTGCTTCTAAAGCCCTCATTGAACCCACAAGATCCCGCAAAGACATTCCCTTACCCGCCGATGCCTTTTTGGTGTTTACACACCAAGACTTGGTTCTCATGAAAGCCCAATGGCCTCAGCGGCACCAAAGACCCGGTTTTTTCCTCAGCGAGGTGCTCGTGGGTGAAGGGGACGGATCGCCTGTGGCTCTTGTAGGTCCAATGATTGGATCTCCTCAAGCGGTTTTGGTCCTAGAAAAAATGATCGCTTTAGGAGTCCGCCGGGTCGTCGCCTATGGATGGTGCGGCTCCCTCCAACCTCATGTGCTGATTGGCGATGTGGTCTTGCCTGAAGCCGCCTATTCGGAAGAAGGCACTTCGCCTCATTACCCTATCTCCATCCCCCCTTCCCCTTCTCGAACTCTCGTCCGTCTCCTAGAAGCGACCTTGCAAAAGGAAAAAGATTTTACAGTGCATAAAGGTCTCGTATGGTCTACCGATGCACCTTATCGAGAAACGGAGGAAAAAGTCCGTTTCTATCAAGAAAAAGGTGTTTTGGGCGTGGACATGGAAACATCGGCTTTGTTCACGGTCTCAGCCTTTCGAGGCATCGAGCTGGCGGCGGTGTTGGTGGTTTCCGATGATCTTTCGCAACTCCAGTGGCGACATGGGTTTCGAGACGCCCGCTTTCAGAAGACGAGAAAACGGTTGCCCGAACTCTTTCGTCGGCTTCATTGAGATTCAGTTCCGCTGTTCTACGCTTGCTCCCATCCATTGCTTGTGTGTATTTTTCGAAGCCGACTCAGTGCCTAGTTTTTCCGAGCCGATGGAGGTGAGCCCATGCACCAAGCCCGCGGCGTCTTGGCCGTGGATATCGGATCCGGCACTCAAGATATTTTATGCTGGTTTGAAGGCGATCTGATCGAAAATGCCGCCAAAATGGTCATGCCGTCTCCGACTCGGCTAGTGGCGCAACAACTGCGAGCTTTTCGAGAAAAGAGGCAAGATGTTTTCCTGATGGGACGCACCATGGGTGGTGGAGCCAGCAGCCGCGAAGTTCTTCTCCACCTGGAAGCAGGCCTCAAGGTTTACGCTTCGCCCGAAGCCGCGCTCACCATTCACGATGATCTGGCACGGGTGCAAGCCATGGGCGTCACGATCACCGAAAGGGCACCGCACGGGGTTTCTTCCATTTTTTTGAGGGACCTGGATCTGGACCGCATCGGGAACGCTCTTGCCCTCTTTGGTGTACCTCTACCTGATACTGTCGCCGTAGCCGTTCAGGACCATGGTTTTTCACCCAATGAAAGCAACCGTCTTTTTCGGTTTCGATATTGGAAAGAATTTCTTGATCGTGGCGGCGATCTACGAACCCTGGTTCAAGAACTCCCTCCGCCTTTTATGACACGCATGCATGCCGTCCGTGTAGATTGTCCTCAGGCTCTGATTCTCGATACAGGGATCGCCGCCATTCTTGGCGCGCTCATGGACTCGAGAGGACGCCAAGCCATGACGCATGGTTGCACCCTGGTCAATGTGGGGAATTCCCATACCATCGCCGCTCTTGTTCACGATCTCCATGTGCTCGGCATCTACGAACATCATACCGGAAGGCTGAACCCTTCCAAACTCTTTGATCATTTGAATCGATTTCGCCAAGGTCGGCTAGAACATGAGGAAGTGTTTCAAGACGGCGGCCATGGATGCGCCTATGGTCCTCAACCTTTAAAAGCATCTTTTGAAGCGACCCTGGTCACCGGGCCTCGGCGACGCCGATTTTTTTCTCATGAAAGCGTTTTTGCCGCTCCCTTTGGAGACATGATGCTTACGGGCTGCTTCGGTCTTCTGCAAGCGGCCATGTGGGCGCATGGCTTTCGAGAGGTCCTTGCATGAAAAGCGAAGAAGACATTCGAAGACGGGTCGAAAGACTGCGGGAACAGATTCGTTACCACAACTACCGCTACTATGCTCTGAACGACCCTGAGATCAGTGACGCGGAATACGATCAGCTCTTTCGAGAACTCCAAGAACTGGAAAAGGCTCATCCGGAACTGGCGTCACCGGATTCACCGACGGCTCGTGTGGGGTTTCCACCTTTGGAAGCTTTTGACGTGTTTGAGCATCCCGTGCCCATGCTGAGCCTGGAAAACGCCATGGACGAAGGGGAAATGATTGAATTTCATCAGAGGGTGCAAAAATTTCTGGGCGTCCACGATCCCATCGTCTACACGGCTGAGCCGAAAATGGACGGCCTTGCCGTGGAGATCCTTTACGAAAACGGGCGGTTGGTTCGAGCCGGCACCCGAGGAGACGGGTACCGTGGTGAGGATGTGACGCCAAACGTGAAAACCATTCGTGCCATTCCCTGGACCCTGTTTTCGAACCCCGAAGCTCCCCAGATTCCTTCGCTTCTGACCGTGCGCTGCGAAGTTTATATGAACCGAAAAGATTTTCACGAACTTAACCGGCAGCGGGAAGCTCGAGGAGAACCCCTGTTTGCCAATCCGAGAAACGCTGCTGCGGGGTCCTTACGCCAGTTGGACTCTTCCATCACCGCCCAAAGACCTCTCAAGGCGTACTGCTACGGCATCGGCCTTCTTGAAGGGCCTTCCTTTGAAACCCAATGGGATATCCTGAATGCCCTGAAATGGTGGGGACTTCCTGTCAATCCTTTATCGCGCCTTTGCGAGGGCTTACAGGAGGCCCTTCAGTATTATCGTGAAATGGAAGCGATGCGGCCCGAGCTTCCTTATGAAATGGACGGAGTGGTCTACAAGGTCAATCGCCTGGACTGGCAGCAACGCCTCGGGGAAAAAACACGCAGCCCTCGATGGGCCATCGCTTACAAGTTTCCAGCTCATTTTGCGGAAACGCGGCTTTTGGATATTCAGGTTCAGGTGGGTCGCACCGGAGTGCTCACACCCGTGGCGCACTTGGAGCCTGTATCTTTGGCAGGAGTCGTCATTCGCCGGGCAACCTTGCACAACATGGACGAAATTGAACGCAAGGACATTCGCATCGGAGACCACGTGATCGTGCAACGAGCCGGTGATGTCATTCCGGAAGTAGTCCGTCCCCTTGTGGAAAAAAGAAACGGATTCGAACGGCGCTTCACCATGCCCGCCCAATGTCCCGCTTGCCGTGGACCTGTGGTGCGTCTGAGCGGAGAAGCCGTGCATCGATGCATGAACCGCAGTTGCCCCGCGCAAATCGAAGGAGCCTTGAGGCATTTCGCCAGCCGTGAAGCCATGAACATCGAGGGACTTGGCAAACAGATCACCCATCTTTTGGTGGAACGAGGTCTGGTCAACAGTCCCGCAGATCTGTATCGACTCACCACATCAGATCTTTTGACCCTGCCGGGGTTTGCCCAAAAAAGC
It encodes the following:
- the rsmB gene encoding 16S rRNA (cytosine(967)-C(5))-methyltransferase RsmB; the encoded protein is MDDVRSLAYRLLLQMERRPAHPDRLLRVALGQNPHIDPRDRALLTELVYGVLRWRQRLDWHLEVLTEGKKLDPNVRLLLRLGLYQILFLEKIPAHAAVHETVEIAKTAYPKRTVGFVNAVLRQALRMEGKWPWPRADENAVLWLSVMTSHPEWYSEYALKRWGLEEASALLRANNEPAGTTCRVNTLRADRDQVIQWFRERNIPAEPSPLLSHAVRLGSVRMDLGTCEPYALGWIQVQDDASQMVALVVDPQPKERILDLCAGFGGKTTHLGILMKNQGEIVAVDRDAWKLEELELNARRQGLDCVRTLEADVMELRPEETGLFDRVLVDAPCTGFGVLRRNPDIKWRRSARSPYRASLTQKAFLRQAARFVRRGGILVYATCTVFELENQGVADDFSEAFPEWIREPASKTLPETCQVVAEGPYVATWPHRHGTDGFFVARWRRFS
- a CDS encoding DUF116 domain-containing protein codes for the protein MGSFLSEKSLIIGLLLAACVFLVAGLGLLFAVPYWGFERLHPLLPQVAGIFFVVLLTTLLSGFGLLIVSILLGRDVPFSALLRHMSAKVLLPLLILVGRLVGVSKKAVQHAFVNVNNELVLAWVRSRRKPRHVLLLMPHCLQFSQCPVRVTFHVDNCKRCGQCPIAELLEIKERYGIHLAVATGGTMARRIVTETRPDLIVAVACERDLVSGIQDTLPLPVYGIFNERPHGPCVDTRVPLEEVRAVLTSLMETNQERP
- the fmt gene encoding methionyl-tRNA formyltransferase, yielding MEKAGSRGIGLKGNPVRVVFCGTPEFAVPTLLRLHERGVHIVQVVTQPDRPKGRGQKPAPSPVKITADRLGLPVMQPHRIRDMETVRDLTSLQAQALVLVAYGQILPKSLLEGFPFGALNVHPSLLPKYRGAAPIQRAVLHGEKETGVSIMLMTEGLDTGPVLAVERVPIGELDTFGTLHDTLARVGAELLCRTLEAWIHGACRPVPQDDTQAVLAPPIQKHELHIPWQESAASVSCRIRAFDPWPGAFSYHGGKRIKFFNARLTAHSAEGLPGEVLGLSQDGLLVRAGDGVAVAIGTLQMEGRKPVPAEAFLRGYDLPLGSVFT
- the def gene encoding peptide deformylase; this translates as MALLNICIYPEPVLREKAKPIEKVDGKVRKLIDDMAETMYNAPGIGLAANQVGKPVQLIVVDLQKEDDPHGLIVLVNPQIVRAEGHIVWEEGCLSVPDFFSPVQRHEKVVVRGLNADGKPIEIQADGLLAVALQHEIDHLNGRLFIDYLNPIKKDIFKRKWKKRALEASA
- the priA gene encoding primosomal protein N' yields the protein MSSNDSMNLVLCAVLRGPSECLHYRLSALWSGKNLVGCRVLVPLGHREAVAVVVAMEEHLPGDVDPATLKEVRHVVDEAPILPSDVMALCAWMSRYYFHPLPLVLEAVLPSSLVAHPQKRYGLTSEGRYGVQDSSQPKNKNPGAQALEAAFLERQDLDLKDLENLPKGWKAHLKRLESLGWVSWQYSWPSLEPSAKIQKIVVLRQMPSEKRIAASPHLRRFLNVLQDSGGACSLRDLRRLAPQASYWVRKLAAEGSIVVEERETVRESPLAQDVSTTRPVELTPEQKAALSIMEGAVLSPSFKPFVLYGVTGSGKTEIYLHLVEKAILQGRTALVLVPEIALSTQLEAQFRACFGDGLSVWHSGLASGVRDDQWRKIRSGQATVVLGVRSAVLSPVRNLGLIIVDEEHDLSYKQEERLRYHARDVAVMRARITNVPVILGSATPSLQSYYHGRTGRYTLVTMLKRVEDRPLPQIDIVDMRRHRGPYRVLSPELVKALQETFQDDGQAMLFLNRRGFASFFLCRLCGTVRQCPHCAVSLTYHQSLERVLCHYCGHEENIPGTCTACGKGVMVPFGFGTERVEEELRRTFPDVKTLRMDRDTMTCPSKVVQTLDAFRARKVQVLVGTQMITKGHDFPHVTLVGVINADTSLQISDFRSGETTAQLLMQVAGRAGRGEKPGRVVLQTYNPHHYVIQAAATLDYGHFCEHELTSRRALQYPPFTRMARLLVTGPNLDMTAQAAAVLGQIGRAAKEALESQGIPLAILGPAPAPIQKLKKRYRYNLYVKAWKADDLQTAVERILEKAVHHSGMTSVQIAVDRDPVSSL
- a CDS encoding peptidoglycan DD-metalloendopeptidase family protein — its product is MPQPFQQSVYEDVYSLELRYWDRFEKKNYTVKSGDNLYKIVISLGLSLQDMSVWQGEALAACRPEDLKPGDVLEIDVLRNTGDSVRLHIRASSGERRLLLRQGDAWVCRHENPSELTFTESVIGTITDNLYSSCVEQGMPSALVMDLADLFAYDVDFTSDLQSGDRFAALYEITVADGRLVKGGPILAAKMTVSGETYEAYLYEFPDGFRDYFDAQGRSLRKMFLKAPLSYRRISSTFTYRRLHPVLRIFRPHLGIDYAAPTGTPVCALGDGKVVKLGWNGGFGRYIEIQHDAVYKTSYGHLSDYARGLKVGSRVRQGDIVGYVGSSGLATGPHLDFRFYQNERPVDFLKTSFPRARSIPKSLMADFMNKQREYAARMSFPAVASKESAESGHP
- a CDS encoding HU family DNA-binding protein codes for the protein MTKADLISRMADESGITKAAAEKALNSFVAAVADSLAKGEKVTLVGFGTFSVAERAQREGRNPRTGETITIAASKTIKFKAGSKLKEALQ
- a CDS encoding nucleoside phosphorylase, which codes for MEKPASKALIEPTRSRKDIPLPADAFLVFTHQDLVLMKAQWPQRHQRPGFFLSEVLVGEGDGSPVALVGPMIGSPQAVLVLEKMIALGVRRVVAYGWCGSLQPHVLIGDVVLPEAAYSEEGTSPHYPISIPPSPSRTLVRLLEATLQKEKDFTVHKGLVWSTDAPYRETEEKVRFYQEKGVLGVDMETSALFTVSAFRGIELAAVLVVSDDLSQLQWRHGFRDARFQKTRKRLPELFRRLH
- a CDS encoding DUF1786 domain-containing protein, producing the protein MHQARGVLAVDIGSGTQDILCWFEGDLIENAAKMVMPSPTRLVAQQLRAFREKRQDVFLMGRTMGGGASSREVLLHLEAGLKVYASPEAALTIHDDLARVQAMGVTITERAPHGVSSIFLRDLDLDRIGNALALFGVPLPDTVAVAVQDHGFSPNESNRLFRFRYWKEFLDRGGDLRTLVQELPPPFMTRMHAVRVDCPQALILDTGIAAILGALMDSRGRQAMTHGCTLVNVGNSHTIAALVHDLHVLGIYEHHTGRLNPSKLFDHLNRFRQGRLEHEEVFQDGGHGCAYGPQPLKASFEATLVTGPRRRRFFSHESVFAAPFGDMMLTGCFGLLQAAMWAHGFREVLA